From Bombus vancouverensis nearcticus chromosome 15, iyBomVanc1_principal, whole genome shotgun sequence, the proteins below share one genomic window:
- the LOC117157353 gene encoding farnesol dehydrogenase-like, producing the protein MDRWAGKVAVVTGASAGIGAAIVKQLVSHGMVVAGLARRVEKIKELEQGLEECSGKLHAVECDVSKEESVISAFAWVQENLGPASVLVNNAGMTKESSLIDGNLEDWHTVFDVNVFGLCLCTKEAIRMMREAGGEGVIINVNSLAGERVPFIPGFSVYPASKRAITALAQTLRHELTGTQIRVTGISPGLVGTELMVSYSTYSEEALASFPTLDPEDVASAAIYILTCAPHVVVQDIVLRPLGESW; encoded by the exons ATGGACAGATGGGCAGGAAAGGTGGCCGTGGTTACGGGCGCGAGTGCTGGAATCGGGGCTGCGATCGTCAAGCAATTAGTCAGTCATG GTATGGTGGTGGCTGGCCTTGCCAGAAGAGTAGAGAAGATAAAGGAACTGGAGCAAGGATTGGAGGAGTGTTCAGGGAAACTACACGCCGTCGAGTGCGACGTATCGAAGGAAGAAAGCGTGATCTCTGCTTTCGCATGGGTGCAAGAAAATCTTGGGCCTGCTAGCGTGTTGGTCAACAATGCTGGAATGACCAAAGAATCTTCTCTTATAG ATGGAAATCTAGAAGATTGGCATACAGTTTTCGACGTGAACGTTTTTGGATTGTGCCTCTGCACTAAAGAAGCAATTCGTATGATGCGAGAAGCAGGGGGAGAGGGTGTCATTATAAACGTGAACAGCCTCGCGGGTGAAAGAGTGCCTTTTATACCTGGATTCTCTGTTTATCCAGCTTCAAAGAGAGCCATCACTGCTCTGGCACAGACTTTGCGACACGAACTCACAGGAACCCAAATTAGGGTCACG GGAATTAGTCCAGGATTAGTGGGCACGGAATTAATGGTATCCTATAGTACGTATTCCGAGGAAGCATTAGCATCGTTCCCTACATTGGACCCTGAAGACGTCGCTTCAGCTGCAATATACATTTTAACATGTGCTCCACATGTTGTC GTTCAAGATATCGTTCTGCGACCTTTAGGCGAGTCTTGGTAG